The genomic DNA CTTTCGTTGATACTTGGAATAAACCTTTTAAGTTCACTATGTCTTGCTATTCCATTTAAATTTATATAGTAGAGTATTATTGGTTTCCATTTCCCACCCATAATATCTAAAGTCATTTCAAAATAACAATTATATTTTTTATCTTTCAAAAGTTTCTTCCAAAATATTTTTATAAAGATATTTTATCTTCTTCTGATAAAAAAGTAAATACGGACAAAAAAGACTGTACTTTACATTTTAGATAAAAAGAAATATAATTCAAGAAAAAGTTATTAAATTCCAAGATAATAATAACACTATATATTTTTTAGGAGGATTTTATGACACCAAAACAAATTTTAAACAAATGGGTAGATGCATTCAATCTAGCTGATGCAGACTCTTTAGCAAATCTTTATGATGATAATGCAATAAATCATCAGGTAGCTAATGAGCCAGTAATCGGAAAAATAGCTATAAAAGAAATGTTTAAAAATGAATTTTCAACTGCTGAAATGGTATGTATAGTTGAAAATATTTTTGAAGATGGGCAATGGGCTATCATGGAATGGAAAGATCCAACAGGTTTCAGAGGA from Candidatus Cetobacterium colombiensis includes the following:
- a CDS encoding nuclear transport factor 2 family protein, which gives rise to MTPKQILNKWVDAFNLADADSLANLYDDNAINHQVANEPVIGKIAIKEMFKNEFSTAEMVCIVENIFEDGQWAIMEWKDPTGFRGCGFFHIVNDKIIFQRGYWDKLSFLKQNNLPVDF